The following coding sequences are from one Apodemus sylvaticus chromosome X, mApoSyl1.1, whole genome shotgun sequence window:
- the LOC127674593 gene encoding nuclear RNA export factor 2-like, producing MFFDTDNVPKRIPNGRKYNKMWLINLLQSYCSVGFTPVDFQYIRNTIQFFVQNAKTAIELMNINYQIRDEENKRIAIYVNSSREPASVHYKLTPEQMHTLKLSMKKRYDVSRKDLYLRKIRFDQDLVNRGIDIFLDRRSCMTATLQIIQEDFPELLSLNVSNNKIYWLDGLSELIEKAPHVKTLNLSGNLVRTVWELEKMKGLKLEQLWLEGNPLCSSFQDHSSYVSAILNCFPELSHLDGMKLFPTIDINTLEIIKPYKESYKGSENLKNLLIQFMLQYYLIYDYGDRHSLLSAYDADACFSLAITFNSDKEDLSSLEDYFKDNRNMMRLKNSSLRMQLLKHKKHNIVTCLHELPKTQHDLNSYVIDLCVQTEKMICFSVNGLFKEVAGKSWGCVRAFTRTFILTADRDFRLCIVNDEMILRNASPTEIRKAFSTSRHQNLSVAVCAMRSTLEWH from the exons ATTCCAAATGGAAGAAAGTACAACAAGATGTGGTTAATAAATTTACTCCAGAGTTATTGCAGTGTGGGCTTCACACCAGTTGAT TTCCAGTACATCAGAAACACTATACAATTCTTTGTTCAAAATGCCAAAACTGCCATTGAATTGATGAATATAAACTACCAGATAAGAGACGAGGAGAACAAAAGG ATTGCTATCTATGTAAACTCATCTAGGGAGCCTGCATCTGTACATTATAAGTTAACACCAGAACAAATGCACACCCTAAAG CTGAGTATGAAGAAACGATATGATGTCTCCAGGAAAGATCTATACCTCAGAAAGATTCGCTTTGACCAAG ACTTGGTGAATCGTGGAATTGACATATTTCTGGACAGAAGAAGCTGCATGACTGCCACCCTTCAAATCATCCAAGAGGATTTCCCCGAG CTGTTGTCCTTGAACGTgagcaacaacaaaatatactGGCTAGATGGCTTGTCTGAATTAATAGAGAAGGCCCCTCACGTCAAGACTCTCAACCTTTCAGGAAATTTG GTAAGAACAGTGTGGGAGTTGGAGAAGATGAAAGGGCTGAAGCTGGAACAGCTGTGGCTAGAAGGGAACCCCTTGTGCAGCTCCTTCCAAGACCATTCTTCCTATGTAAG TGCGATTCTGAACTGTTTTCCAGAGTTATCACACTTA GATGGCATGAAATTATTCCCAACAATTGACATTAACACCTTGGAAATAATAAAACCATACAAG GAAAGCTATAAAGGATCTGAGAATCTGAAGAATCTGCTCATACAATTTATGCTTCA GTACTACTTGATATACGACTATGGTGATCGACATAGTCTTCTCAGTGCGTATGATGCAGATGCCTGCTTCTCCCTGGCCATCACTTTTAACTCCGATAAGGAAGACCT GAGCAGCTTAGAAGACTACTTTAAAGATAACAGGAATATGATGAGGCTGAAGAACTCCT CTTTGCGAATGCAGCTGCTGAAGCACAAAAAACATAACATCGTGACCTGCCTCCATGAACTGCCAAAAACACAGCATGATTTAAATTCCTATGTAATAGACCTTTGTGTCCAGACA gaaAAAATGATCTGCTTCTCTGTCAATGGATTATTCAAGGAAG TGGCAGGAAAGTCTTGGGGATGTGTCCGTGCCTTCACCAGGACATTCATCTTAACTGCTGACAGGGATTTCAG GCTGTGCATTGTGAATGATGAGATGATCTTGAGGAATGCCAGCCCCACAGAGATCAGGAAGGCCTTCTCTACCA